In Edaphobacter aggregans, the sequence AATACGGGTTGATTCCGGAGTTCGTGGGACGTCTGCCAGTGATGGGCATTCTGGACGAGTTGGACGAAGCTGCGCTGATTGAGATCCTCACCAAGCCGCGCAACGCCATTCTCAAGCAATATGCGAAACTCTTTGACTTCGAGGGCGTGAAGGTGACGTTCTCCGACGAGGCAGCTCGGGCTATTGCGCGTGAGGCTCTGATGCGGAAGGTAGGTGCGCGCGGCCTGCGCATGATCATCGAAGAGCTGATGCTGGACCTGATGTATCACGTGCCTGGCAACAAGAAGGTCAAGGAGATCGTAATCACAGAGGCGATGGTGAAGAATCGCGATCTTACGCTGCCCATGCTGCTGGAAAAGGCAGGTTAATAACCGTTGCTGCGCGTATGACGGCGTAGATTTGTTCTCGCGAGCTTGTTTTAGCACTCCTTCTGACTACGCTTTAAGCGCCTAGTGGCGTTGCTGGATCTTACTTCCCTTTTATAAAAGTGGGACGTGGACCCGACGTTGTTCTATGCCCTGGAACCCAAATAATTCAACCCTGAAATGCCCTACCTTCTGTGCGTCCGAACCATATGAGGCATCGAATGGGTCTTACGCGTTCTTTTGAGCCAGTAATTTCCTGATTTCCCTAGATAGCTGGTTTGTCTGTCGTTTCGACCAAGCAATTTATCTTCCACTCGACTTTGATCTCATCGTGGTTCCTTCTTTTCTTGAGTATTCGCACAGGGCTTCTGAGGCATTACAATCACGGAAAGCCGCGAACGCCGAGCTTGCATCGTTGTCGGCGTTTCAACGTCTAATTGGGGAGAACAATGACAAACCAACCAAAAGAAACGCTGAGCGGCGAAGTTCGCAAGCTACCAATGATGCCCATTCGTGACATGGTCATCTTCCCTCACATGATGACCCCGTTCGTCGTTGGGCGCGAATCCAGCGTACGGGCTCTTGAAGAAGCGCTATCCGGCGACCGGAAGATCTTTCTGGCGACCCAGCACGACGCCTCGGTCGACGAGCCAAACGCCGACGACATTTATCAGACCGGCACGATCGGCAATATCGTCCAGAGCGTAAAAATGCCGGATGGCAACATCAAGGTCCTAGTAGAAGGTGTTGAGCGGGCGCGTGCCACTGAGATCAACGACGTTGATGGCTTTTTTGTCGCGACGGTTCGCACGGGAAAGACCCAGCTCGAGCAGACGCCGCAGGTTGAGCAACTGATGCAGCGGGTCCACTCGCTGTTTGAACAGTACGTAAAATTGCAGCAGTCCTTGAACTACGAGACGATGGCCGCGAGTGTCCGCTCCGACGAGCCGGCCAAGCTGGCTGACACCATCGCCGCCAATCTGCAGCTCTCCATCGAGGAGAAGCAGCAATTGCTCGAGGTCTTTGATCCGGAGACTCGCCTGGCGCGCGTGGCTGATGTTCTGGATGTCGCCATCGAGAAGCTGAATATGGACCGGACGATTCAGTCGCGCGTGAAGCGGCAGATGGAGAAGGCCCAGAAAGAGTACTACCTCAATGAGAAGATCAAGGCCATCCAGAAGGAGCTTGGCCGCGGTGAGAAATCCGAGTTTGATGAGCTGAAGAAGAAGATTGAAGCTGCAGGTATGCCGAAGGATGTTCTCGACAAGTCACTTCAGGAGCTCAAAAAGCTTGAGGCGATGCCTCCGATGTCTGCCGAGTCGACCGTATCTCGGAATTATCTGGACTGGCTGCTAGCTGTGCCGTGGAAGAAACGCTCGAAGGAGATTCGCTCGATTGAGCACGCTGAACAGATCCTCAACGAAGATCACTATGGGCTTGAGAAGATCAAAGAGCGCATTCTTGAGTTTCTCGCCGTACGCCAGCTCGTGAAGAATCCCAAGGGATCTATCCTATGCTTCGTCGGACCTCCGGGCGTCGGCAAGACGTCGCTCGGCATGTCGATCGCGAAGGCCACGGGGCGCAAGTTTGTGCGGATGTCGCTGGGCGGCGTGCGTGATGAGGCGGAGATTCGCGGGCATCGGCGCACCTACATCGGCGCACTGCCTGGACAGATTATCCAGTCGATGAAGAAAGCGGGCACGAAGAACCCCGTCTTCATGTTGGACGAGATCGACAAGATGGCTTCGGATTTCCGTGGCGACCCGGCTAGCGCGCTGCTCGAAGTGTTGGATCCTGAGCAGAACACCTCGTTTCAAGACCACTATCTCGACGTCGAATATGATCTTTCGCAGGTGCTGTTTGTTGCAACTGCGAATGTGCTTCACACCATACCCGGCCCACTTCAGGACCGCATGGAGATTCTCCGGCTGCATGGCTACACGGAAATAGAGAAGCTCGAGATCGCCAAGCAGTATCTGGTGAAGAAGCAGCGCGAGGGCACGGGTCTGACAGAGAAACAGGTCGTCTTCGAAGATGATGCGTTGAAGCAGATCATCCGCGCCTACACACGCGAGGCCGGCGTCAGGAATCTCGAGCGCGAGATAGGGAATGTCTGCCGCAAGGTGGCGCGACGCGTTGTGAAGAACGGGGCGGACTACACCGAGACCATCACGGCCGAGAACATCGGCGACCTGCTGGGCGTGGCCAAGTTTCGTGATTCGCAGGTGCATGAGAAGAGCGAGGTTGGCCTGGTCACGGGCTTGGCCTGGACGGAGATGGGGGGCACGATCCTGCAGACCGAAGTTCAGGTGCTGGATGGCAAGGGCAAGATGACCGCCACCGGCCAGCTCGGCGATGTAATGCAGGAGTCTGCGCAGGCTGCGCTGAGCTATATCCGTTCACGGGCGCATCACCTTGGCCTTGCGAAGGACTTTTACCGCAACGTCGACATTCACGTCCATGTTCCTGAGGGTGCTATTCCCAAGGATGGCCCATCAGCCGGCATTACGCTTGCGACCGGGCTGGCCAGCGCACTGACCAAGATCAAGGTGCGGCGCGACATCGCCATGACCGGCGAGATTACGCTACGCGGCAAAGTGCTTCCGATTGGCGGCCTGAAGGAGAAGCTGCTGGCGGCACATCGCGCCGGGATATTCGAGGCAATTCTGCCGGAGGAGAACCGCAGGGACCTACCCGATCTGCCGGAACTCTTGAAGACGAGCATGCAGCTGCACTTTGTCGAGGAAATGGATCAGGTGCTGCAGATTGCATTGGAGAGTAAGCTGCCCGAGTTGACCGAAGAGACTCCTGAAGGACTGGCAGCCTCCGTACTTCCGGCTGAGATCGATATCTCTCAACCGCGCGCTCATCAGTAATTGGCAAAACTAACAGCGGTGTGACATAGGGGAGCCTCTCTTCTCTCACGCCGCTGTTACAAGCGGAGCCGTAGCCTTGGCTACGCTTTCTGACCTTGTCTGCTTCTGGAGCGCTAGATAGTGAGTCTGGAACCCCGTTCCTACGTTCGAAACTCTGCGTCTTAGCTGCCTTGAATCCTACCTAGCCGCCTGATAAAACAGACGATCTAGCACAGTCGAGATGTTTACCTGATGTACTCCTCCGTCTGATAGGTGTGTTTGTCCATTTCACCGCTCTTCTGCTGTTGTCGGCGAGAGCGCCGGACCACTTTCACTCAAGCCTCTCCTCCACACGTTTGGGCCAAGCAGCCAAGAAAAGAGCTTCATGTGAAGTTAAGGTTTCTCGCTTATCGTTAACCTTCGAATGATATTTCGACTCGGTTTGACAGGACATAGATCGCGGCAATACTGCGGTGCAGCTTTGGCGTTGAGTCTGCTCTTAGCAGGAGGGGGTAGCGAGTATGCTTTGGCACAGGCGGCGGCTACCTCTACATCGCCAGCAGCTACCGTCTCGATCAGTTTGAATGATGCCATTCAGCGCGCTCAGGCGAACGAGCCTGCGTTCGCGGCTATCGCGGCTGAGACCAAGGCAACGCAATTGGATCGATCCATTGCAAAAGCCGCTTTGTTGCCGAGCCTGGATTATCACAATCAGTTTCTCTATACCCAGCCGAATGGCGAGGTAACGCAGGTCGGAGGCCAGGCAGCTCCCCGCTTCATTGCAAACAATGCTGTTCATGAGTACACAAGCCAGGCAACAGTCAATGAGACTTTGGGATTGCAAGGAGTCGCGGGAGTGCAGCGTGCCTCTGCAGCGTCGGCGCGGGCAGCTGCCGAGTTGGAGGTAGCGCGCAGGGGGCTGGTCAGCGCAGTCGTTGGGCTGTACTTTGGAGTTTTGGCGTCGGAACGAAAATTGACCGTATCCCAGCGGGCTGCCGGGGAAGCCGACGCGTTCACGAATCTTGCGCAGAAGCGGGAGGCCGCGAGAGAAGTTGCCCATGCCGACGTGGTGAAGGCGGAGCTCCAGCAGCAACAGCGGCAGCGCGATCTGGCCGATGCTCAGCTTGCGTTCGATCGGTCTCGACTTGAGCTTGGGATACTGCTCTTTCCCGATCCACGTACGTCGTATACGCTTCAGGCTGGAGACACCTCAGCTGCGCTGCCCACGCGTGCAGAGGTTGAAGCGGCTGCGGGGCGCATGAATCCTGAGTTGAAGAGCGCGCTCGCTTTGGTGAGACTGAACGAGATCGATGTTCTGGCTGCGAAAGCGGCTTATATGCCTGATCTCGCACTTAATTTTACGTACGGCATTGATGCGCCGCAGTTCGCGGTGAATGGACCTGATGGAATTCGAAATCTCGGATACTCGGCGAGCGCTACGCTGGATATTCCAGTCTGGAACTGGCTGTCGACGCAGAATAAGGTTAAGCAGAGCCAGATTCGCAGAGATGCTGCACGTGTAGCGCTTACCGCTACACAGAAACGCTTGATAGTTGCACTGGATACTTTCTACGCCGAAGCTGTTAGCGTTCGTACGCAACTCGCTTCGCTCGATGCCAGTGTGCAGACCGCGGCCGAAAGCCTTCGCCTTACGAGGCTGCGCTATACGGGCGGGGAGGCCACGGTGCTGGAGGTCGTTGACGCGGAAAACGCACTGACGGGCTCCGAGATCGCTCGGGAAGATGGCCTGGTTCGCTACCAGGCAGCACTTGCAAATCTGCAGACACTAACAGGAACCCTGTGAAGCGACCCATGAGAACACACGACCAATACAGCGCACGTTCAACGCAGAACAAACAGTTTCGCTTGTACCGCTCGCTTCTTCTTTGCTCCGCGACGTGGGCTATCGTTTCAGCGATCGGTTGCACGAAGAAAGAGAGCTTGCCCGAGACAGTGGTGACGGTGCAGGCAGAGAAGCCTGAGCAAGGCTCGATCACAGAGCACATTACCGTAGATGCAGCTCTTTCGCCATTAACACAGGCTGCGCTTTCGCCGAAGATCACTGCGCCAATCAAGCATTTTGATGTACAGCGAGGGACGCGCGTGAAGGCCGGACAGTTGCTGGCGACACTCGAGAACAAAGATCTGCAGGCGGCTGCTCTAGATAACAAGGGTTCGTTCACAGCGGCACAAGCGGCCTATGATACGGCGACTCAGGCACAGGTTCCAGAAGATCTACAGAAGGCGCAACTGGATCTTGCTCAGGCAACGGCCAATCTCAAACTGAATGAAAGCATCGTCACAAGCCGCAAGCAACTCTTCGCCGAAGGAGCGATTCCCGGGCGTGATCTTGATACCGCCACAGCTGCGCTTGTGCAAGCTCAAGCTGTGTACGACATTGCGAAGCAGCATTACGACTCGATGCAACGCGTCAGTCACAAAGCAGCACTGAAGACTGCCGAAGGGCAACTCGCTTCGGCAGAGGGCAAATTGCGCGGAGCAGAGGCGCAGGTTAGCTATTCCGAGATCAGAAGTCCGATTGATGGAGTCGTGACCGATCGATCTCTCTTCGCGGGTGAGACGGCTCCGGCGGGTACGCCTTTGATTACAGTGATGGATACCTCGTCCCTCATTGCTAAGGTCCATCTTGCGCAATCCGTGGCGCAGCGGCTTGCAGTGGGTGATGAGGCAACTATTACGATTCCTGGCAGAGAAAAAGATGTACCGGCGAAGGTCTCGTTGATTAGTCCTGCACTTGATCCCGGCAGTACGACGGTTGAGGTCTGGCTGCGGATCGACAACAAAAAAGGCGAACTTAAAGTAGGCACTCCCGTTCGGGCTTCAATCGCGGGTCGCAGTGTGGCGAATGCATTGAAGATACCCTCGGCGGCGGTTCTGACGGCGCAGGACAACAGCAAGTCTGTGATGGTGGTTGGAGCCGATGGAGTCTCGCATCGCAAGCCCGTGGAGGTCGGCATCCAGAATGACGGCGATATCCAGATCGTTAGTGGGCTGACGGCGAATGACGTTGTCGTTACCGGAGGAGCCTATGGCCTTGAGGACGGCACGAAGATCAAGGTGGGCGCTGAAGGAGACGATGACAAGGAGAAACCGGCGGCGGGCAAGAGCGGGGATGGAGACGAAAAATAATGTCAGCTCCCACTTTGCCCCAGACTCTCGTACCGAAGTCTCCAGAACGATTCTGGTTGGCGGACTATGCGCGAATCATCTTCTTCTTTGTCATCGCACTGACCATCATCGGTATCTACGTAGCGTTTCAGGTGCCGATCTCTGTATTTCCGGAGACTAATTTTCCTCGGGTAGTGATTGGTGTCGATAACGGCGTGATGCCTGTCGAACAGATGCAGGTGACCATTACGAAGCCAATCGAGGATGCCGTCAATAGCGTGCCTGGATTGACGACGGTACGGTCGACGACCAGTCGCGGATCGGCCGAGGTGAGCCTGTTCTTCGATTGGAACCAGGATATGTTCAAGACGCTGCAGTTGGTGGATGCGGCGTTGACGAAGGTGCAGCAGACGTTGCCGTCGACCGCGAAGATCACGACCAATCGTCTGACCTTTGCGACTTTTCCGATTCTTGGCTACAGCCTTACCTCCGATACGGTGCCCCAGACGCGGCTTTGGGAGATTGCAACGTATGATCTGAAGCCTTCATTGAATCGCGTGAGCGGTGTCAGTGCGGTGACTGTGCAGGGGGGTAAGGTTCCAGAGTTCCACGTCGTGCCGGATATGGCGCGGCTGCAGATTGCGGGCGTTACGATTTTGGATCTCGTTAACGCTATGCAGGCTTCGAACATAATCGATTCGCCCGGCCTGTATGAAGCGAATCATCAGCTTGTCCTTGGGCTCGTTGGAGCTCAGGTTCACGACGCCGAAGGCTTGAGCCAGCTTGTGGTGAAGGTCTCTCCCGCAGGGGTGCCAATACGTGTTGGGGACATCGCGACAGTGCAGCAGGCTACGATGCCCGTTTACACCGCCGTTACTGCAAATGGTAAACAGGCTGTATTGATCAACATCACGCGGCAGCCTTCGGGCAATACGGTCGCGGTGGGCAATGCGGTGGCCGCGGAGATCGAACGGCTGAGGCACACGCTTCCTGCAGGCGTGAAACTGGAAATTTATTACGATCAGTCTCAGCTTGTGCGCGACAGCATTTCGAGTGTGCGCGATGCGATTCTGGTCGGGCTGGTGCTGGCTTGCATCATCCTTTTCCTGTTCCTGCACGACTGGCGCTCGTCGCTAATTGCGGGGCTGGTCATTCCGGTCACGATCTCTGTCACGATTCTGTTTCTCTGGCTTCTGGGTGAGAGCTTCAATCTGATGACGCTCGGCGGTCTGGCTGCTGCGATTGGGCTCGTGATCGATGACGCAATTGTCGTCGTCGAGAACATCGTGCTGCATCGAGATAGTGGTGAGAATCGCTTTGAGGCTGTTCGTAAGGCGCTGCGCGAGATTACTGTACCGTTGATCGGTTCGACGATTACGCCAGTCGTGGTCTTCCTACCTCTAGTCGTGGTCACAGGAGTGACGGGGAGCTTTTTCCGCGCGCTTGCAACGACTATGACGGTGGCACTGCTTACGTCACTGATGCTGGCACTCACCTGGACACCGGCTCTTAGTTTTGTTTTGCTGCGCGACGACTTAGGTAGTGAGGATACGGCTGAAGAGCCTGCGCACGCTGCTCCCGGCAAGCTTCTGAAACGAGTTATAGAGTGGCATAGCCGCGTGCTGAACTGGTCATTGGCGAAGCCGATACTGCTTGCTCTGGCCTGCTTGATTTTGGTGTTTGGGACTTGGTTTGCATATCAACATCTAGGTTCTGACCTGCTGCCTGAGATGGATGAAGGCGGGTTTGTACTGGACTACATTATGCCCGCGGGCAGTTCGCTGGCCGAAACCAATCGGGTGCTCGAGCATGTTCAGCGCATCCTGGAGGCGACTCCGGAGGTCGAGAGCACTTCGCGACGAACTGGCCTACAGATGGGTCTGGCTGCGGTGACTGAGGCCAATACCGGCGACTTTACGGTGAAACTGAAAAGCAAGCGCGATCGTGGCATCGATGAGGTGATCGCCGATGTACGCGAGAAGGTGAAGACTAGCGAGCCCGCGTTGGATGTGGAGTTTACGCAGGTATTGCAGGACATGATCGATGATCTGTCGAATGCTCCGGAGCCAATCCAGATCAAACTGTTTTCACAAGATCCTGCATTGCTTTCGCAACTGGGACCGCGTGTTGCCGGTGCCATCGGCAAGATTGACGGCGTCGTCGATGTGCAGGATGGGATTGAGAACACGATCAGTGGACCTGCGACTAACTTCCACGTGAATCCTGCTGTAGCAGCACGGTTGGGCTTTACGCCGACGGAGGTGGCAGAAGATGCTACTTCGATTCTTGATGGCGTGACGACGACTGATCCATTAATTGCGAACGGACGTCCTTATACGATTCGGGTTCGGCTGGGTGATGAAACTCGAGGCTCACTGGACGCGATTCAGAACACGGTCTTCAATAGCAGCACGGGTAAAACGGCGAACCTCGGATCACTGGCTTCGATCGAGCAACTTCCACCTCAAGATGAGGTAAGGCGCGAGAATCTACAGCGGCTGATCGTGGTTACGGGAAGGCTTGAAGGGTCGGACCTTGGCTCTGCCATGAAGCGAGTTCAAGCGGTCGTCGACGGTTTGCATCTGCCGGCAAGCGTTCGCGTGGAGTACGGCGGCACATACGCGGAGCAGCAGAAGTCGTTCCATGACCTAGAAAGGGTTCTGCTGCTTGCGCTGGTGCTGGTCTTTGGCGTGTTGCTGGCGGAATTTCGCAACTTCTGGGCTCCGATTGCGATTCTTACATCGTCCGTGCTCTCGATCTCGGGTGTTGTGATTGGGCTGCTGATCACGAATACGACCTTCAATGTTGCGTCTTTCATGGGTTTAATCATGGTCATCGGCATTGTGGCGAAGAACGGCATTCTGCTGCTCGATGCGGATGAGAAGGCGCGGGCAGACGGCGCTAAGGTGCGCGAGGCGATGGTGCATGCAGCCCAGCGGCGGTTGCGGCCGATCTTAATGACGGCAATTGCTGCGGTTTGCGGAATGCTTCCGCTAGCGTTCGCGCTTGGAGCTGGGTCGCAGATGCTGCAGCCTCTGGCCATTGCTGTGATCGGTGGGCTTGCTGTCTCGATGGTTCTAAGCCTCGTGGTTACTCCTGTTGTGTATTACCTGCTGACTCGGAATCGGCACGAGGTAACTGCTTAACACCGATCTGCACCGATTTGGTTTGGGAGGGGTGGAGTATCCCCTTCCCCCATACTTTTTGGGGCAAAGTATTCATTGTAGGAAGCTTAGGCCTGGACTTACAGCTACCGCCCCTAGCAGGCAGGAGAAAGGCTTGACACGAACTTTGCGGACTTGTTTCTTGCTGGTTGATGTCACCCTCCTTTCCTATACTTTTTTCGCAAAGTATTCATTGCAAATGATTTAAGCTTGGACTTGTTTTGTTTGGTCCAATTGAAAAGCCCCAGCCGCTGGTGCCTGGGGCTTTATCTAACTCTCTATCTAGTTTAGCTGGTTGGATGGAGCAGATCGGCAATGCGGATCTTGTTTATTTTGTTGGTTTTATGTGAGATTGTGATTTGACAACGAGTTTCGATCGTCAGTCCTAAGTTGGCGGGATGGCAGTTCGCAAAAGAGCAACGCTCATGTCGAAATGACAGGTGGGAGGTGGCAATAGAAAGAGCCAGCGACTAAGGTCACTGGCTCTTTGTTAGGGGAGGGCTACTTGCGTCCGACCACCAGGATGGTGAAGCTGCCGGGGATCACCTGGGCACGAGGGCGGGGATTCTCGGCGGTGGCTGCGGGTTTGGGGCCGAACTCGGCGGCGACGAGGTAGATGCGGCCTGTGCCTGAGTCAAAAGCCATGGTACGGGCGCTTTTCTGCGTCGCCACATTCTGCAAGACTTTATAGACCGGGCTGCTTGTGTCGACTACGGTCAACGTGCCGTCGCCGTTAGAGCTGAAGGCCAATTGATGCTTTGCGTCGTAGCCTGCAGCGTCGGGCGAGTCGCCTATTTCAGGTGTCGCGATCACCTTACCGGAGGTGTAGTCGGTGACAGCCATCTTTTTACCATCGCAGACGGAGAAGAGACGATGGTGATCGGTGTCGATGGCCATGCCGGAGGGAGACTCGCATCCGGTGAGCGGCCACTCCGCTGTGACGGTCTTGGATTTCGCATCGAGCTTGACGATGGAGTTTTTAGTCTCGATGTTGACGAAGACGTTGCCCTTGCCGTCGACGGTCGGGAACTCGGGCTTGCCGGAGAGCTTGATGGTGGCGACAACTTTCTGTGTGGCTGTGTCGATGACGCTGGCGTCCTGGCTGCGGCCGTTGAAGGCCCAGACGGTTTTAGTGACGGGCTCGTAGACGATGCCGTCGGGGTTGGTTCCGGCGGGGATGGTGGCCACGACTTTGAAGGTGTGGCGGTCGAAAGCGTCTACGGCGTTACCAGCTCCGTCGCTTACGTAGCCATACTGGCCTTTGTCGTCGAGGGCTACGCCGTGAGTGCTCTTGAAGCCGGTGAGCGCGCCTGCGGGCTTGCCAGTTGTCGTGTCGATCACCTCAACGCGCGGGCCGTGGGTGACGTAGAGGAGATGTGCGCCGGGATCGGCAATGAGATAGTCCCAGCCGCCTTCACCGCCGATATTCCAGCGATTCTCAACCTGATACTGTTGTGCGAAAGCGGAGGAGCAGGTGGCCAAAAGGCCG encodes:
- the lon gene encoding endopeptidase La, whose product is MTNQPKETLSGEVRKLPMMPIRDMVIFPHMMTPFVVGRESSVRALEEALSGDRKIFLATQHDASVDEPNADDIYQTGTIGNIVQSVKMPDGNIKVLVEGVERARATEINDVDGFFVATVRTGKTQLEQTPQVEQLMQRVHSLFEQYVKLQQSLNYETMAASVRSDEPAKLADTIAANLQLSIEEKQQLLEVFDPETRLARVADVLDVAIEKLNMDRTIQSRVKRQMEKAQKEYYLNEKIKAIQKELGRGEKSEFDELKKKIEAAGMPKDVLDKSLQELKKLEAMPPMSAESTVSRNYLDWLLAVPWKKRSKEIRSIEHAEQILNEDHYGLEKIKERILEFLAVRQLVKNPKGSILCFVGPPGVGKTSLGMSIAKATGRKFVRMSLGGVRDEAEIRGHRRTYIGALPGQIIQSMKKAGTKNPVFMLDEIDKMASDFRGDPASALLEVLDPEQNTSFQDHYLDVEYDLSQVLFVATANVLHTIPGPLQDRMEILRLHGYTEIEKLEIAKQYLVKKQREGTGLTEKQVVFEDDALKQIIRAYTREAGVRNLEREIGNVCRKVARRVVKNGADYTETITAENIGDLLGVAKFRDSQVHEKSEVGLVTGLAWTEMGGTILQTEVQVLDGKGKMTATGQLGDVMQESAQAALSYIRSRAHHLGLAKDFYRNVDIHVHVPEGAIPKDGPSAGITLATGLASALTKIKVRRDIAMTGEITLRGKVLPIGGLKEKLLAAHRAGIFEAILPEENRRDLPDLPELLKTSMQLHFVEEMDQVLQIALESKLPELTEETPEGLAASVLPAEIDISQPRAHQ
- a CDS encoding TolC family protein translates to MSLLLAGGGSEYALAQAAATSTSPAATVSISLNDAIQRAQANEPAFAAIAAETKATQLDRSIAKAALLPSLDYHNQFLYTQPNGEVTQVGGQAAPRFIANNAVHEYTSQATVNETLGLQGVAGVQRASAASARAAAELEVARRGLVSAVVGLYFGVLASERKLTVSQRAAGEADAFTNLAQKREAAREVAHADVVKAELQQQQRQRDLADAQLAFDRSRLELGILLFPDPRTSYTLQAGDTSAALPTRAEVEAAAGRMNPELKSALALVRLNEIDVLAAKAAYMPDLALNFTYGIDAPQFAVNGPDGIRNLGYSASATLDIPVWNWLSTQNKVKQSQIRRDAARVALTATQKRLIVALDTFYAEAVSVRTQLASLDASVQTAAESLRLTRLRYTGGEATVLEVVDAENALTGSEIAREDGLVRYQAALANLQTLTGTL
- a CDS encoding efflux RND transporter periplasmic adaptor subunit translates to MPETVVTVQAEKPEQGSITEHITVDAALSPLTQAALSPKITAPIKHFDVQRGTRVKAGQLLATLENKDLQAAALDNKGSFTAAQAAYDTATQAQVPEDLQKAQLDLAQATANLKLNESIVTSRKQLFAEGAIPGRDLDTATAALVQAQAVYDIAKQHYDSMQRVSHKAALKTAEGQLASAEGKLRGAEAQVSYSEIRSPIDGVVTDRSLFAGETAPAGTPLITVMDTSSLIAKVHLAQSVAQRLAVGDEATITIPGREKDVPAKVSLISPALDPGSTTVEVWLRIDNKKGELKVGTPVRASIAGRSVANALKIPSAAVLTAQDNSKSVMVVGADGVSHRKPVEVGIQNDGDIQIVSGLTANDVVVTGGAYGLEDGTKIKVGAEGDDDKEKPAAGKSGDGDEK
- a CDS encoding efflux RND transporter permease subunit, translating into MSAPTLPQTLVPKSPERFWLADYARIIFFFVIALTIIGIYVAFQVPISVFPETNFPRVVIGVDNGVMPVEQMQVTITKPIEDAVNSVPGLTTVRSTTSRGSAEVSLFFDWNQDMFKTLQLVDAALTKVQQTLPSTAKITTNRLTFATFPILGYSLTSDTVPQTRLWEIATYDLKPSLNRVSGVSAVTVQGGKVPEFHVVPDMARLQIAGVTILDLVNAMQASNIIDSPGLYEANHQLVLGLVGAQVHDAEGLSQLVVKVSPAGVPIRVGDIATVQQATMPVYTAVTANGKQAVLINITRQPSGNTVAVGNAVAAEIERLRHTLPAGVKLEIYYDQSQLVRDSISSVRDAILVGLVLACIILFLFLHDWRSSLIAGLVIPVTISVTILFLWLLGESFNLMTLGGLAAAIGLVIDDAIVVVENIVLHRDSGENRFEAVRKALREITVPLIGSTITPVVVFLPLVVVTGVTGSFFRALATTMTVALLTSLMLALTWTPALSFVLLRDDLGSEDTAEEPAHAAPGKLLKRVIEWHSRVLNWSLAKPILLALACLILVFGTWFAYQHLGSDLLPEMDEGGFVLDYIMPAGSSLAETNRVLEHVQRILEATPEVESTSRRTGLQMGLAAVTEANTGDFTVKLKSKRDRGIDEVIADVREKVKTSEPALDVEFTQVLQDMIDDLSNAPEPIQIKLFSQDPALLSQLGPRVAGAIGKIDGVVDVQDGIENTISGPATNFHVNPAVAARLGFTPTEVAEDATSILDGVTTTDPLIANGRPYTIRVRLGDETRGSLDAIQNTVFNSSTGKTANLGSLASIEQLPPQDEVRRENLQRLIVVTGRLEGSDLGSAMKRVQAVVDGLHLPASVRVEYGGTYAEQQKSFHDLERVLLLALVLVFGVLLAEFRNFWAPIAILTSSVLSISGVVIGLLITNTTFNVASFMGLIMVIGIVAKNGILLLDADEKARADGAKVREAMVHAAQRRLRPILMTAIAAVCGMLPLAFALGAGSQMLQPLAIAVIGGLAVSMVLSLVVTPVVYYLLTRNRHEVTA
- a CDS encoding YncE family protein; this translates as MLSSSYRRFFSRTALVSGLSLGLLATCSSAFAQQYQVENRWNIGGEGGWDYLIADPGAHLLYVTHGPRVEVIDTTTGKPAGALTGFKSTHGVALDDKGQYGYVSDGAGNAVDAFDRHTFKVVATIPAGTNPDGIVYEPVTKTVWAFNGRSQDASVIDTATQKVVATIKLSGKPEFPTVDGKGNVFVNIETKNSIVKLDAKSKTVTAEWPLTGCESPSGMAIDTDHHRLFSVCDGKKMAVTDYTSGKVIATPEIGDSPDAAGYDAKHQLAFSSNGDGTLTVVDTSSPVYKVLQNVATQKSARTMAFDSGTGRIYLVAAEFGPKPAATAENPRPRAQVIPGSFTILVVGRK